A region from the Hylaeus volcanicus isolate JK05 chromosome 6, UHH_iyHylVolc1.0_haploid, whole genome shotgun sequence genome encodes:
- the LOC128878170 gene encoding heparan sulfate glucosamine 3-O-sulfotransferase 6 isoform X1, translating to MELRKGPWSKKILVPACFLVILIWIFLIDNSLLLAGLSGKPTLQKPRNSVSSTHTHNQYPDRLYMKESSMINDVVSKHSKVSKLQVVSLWTGNNTVKGNTATLRKYQILKQQGLTPSKQLPTALIIGVKKGGTRALLEFLRLHPAIRAAGSEVHFFDHHYVKGFYWYRHRMPPTLSTQITMEKTPSYFVTSEVPRRVQRMNPAMKLILVVRDPVTRAISDYTQVRSKRANMPKFEDLAFLNGSRIVDTSWVPLKIGVYARHLERWLRYFPLSQFLFVSGERLIVDPVAEMTRVQDFLGLKRVICEKHFYFNATKGFPCLLKSEERPTPHCLGKNKGRSHPYIDPVAIQRLRDFYRPFNQRFYQLTGMDFGWL from the exons ATGGAACTCAGAAAAGGGCCTTGGTCGAAAAAGATCCTAGTTCCAGCCTGCTTTTTGGTAATTCTAATCTGGATCTTTCTAATCGACAATTCGTTACTCCTCGCTGGCCTGTCTGGTAAACCAACCTTACAAAAACCCAGAAATTCCGTTTCAtctacacacacacacaatcAGTATCCGGACCGTCTCTATATGAAGGAATCCTCTATGATAAACGATGTCGTATCGAAACACTCAAAGGTATCGAAACTTCAAGTGGTGTCACTTTGGACAGGCAACAACACCGTTAAAGGAAACACGGCCACCTTGCGCAAGTATCAGATCTTGAAACAGCAAGGCTTAACGCCCAGCAAACAATTGCCAACTGCGTTGATAATCGGCGTCAAGAAGGGCGGGACCAGAGCGTTGTTAGAGTTTCTAAGGCTGCATCCCGCTATTCGTGCAGCTGGCTCCGAAGTGCATTTTTTCGATCACCATTACGTCAAAGGATTCTATTGGTATAG ACACCGGATGCCCCCAACATTGTCCACTCAAATCACAATGGAGAAGACGCCATCTTACTTTGTGACCAGCGAGGTGCCAAGAAGAGTTCAGCGTATGAACCCCGCGATGAAGTTAATTCTTGTAGTGAGGGATCCTGTCACTCGAGCTATATCCGACTACACGCAAGTGAGAAGTAAACGGGCCAACATGCCCAAGTTCGAGGACCTAGCGTTTCTGAACGGATCGCGAATCGTGGACACCTCTTGGGTGCCGCTGAAAATTGGCGTGTACGCGCGACATCTGGAAAGGTGGCTCCGCTACTTTCCATtgtcgcaatttttattcgtctctGGCGAGAGACTAATCGTCGATCCTGTCGCCGAGATGACGAGGGTGCAGGATTTCCTAGGCTTGAAGAGAGTTATATGCGAGAAACACTTTTACTTTAACGCTACCAAGGGTTTCCCCTGTCTGCTCAAATCTGAGGAACGTCCTACTCCCCATTGCCTTG gtAAGAACAAGGGTCGTAGCCATCCTTACATAGACCCCGTAGCCATACAACGATTAAGAGATTTTTATCGTCCATTCAACCAACGCTTCTATCAATTGACGGGAATGGATTTCGGTTGGTTGTGA
- the LOC128878170 gene encoding heparan sulfate glucosamine 3-O-sulfotransferase 3B1 isoform X2 — MKESSMINDVVSKHSKVSKLQVVSLWTGNNTVKGNTATLRKYQILKQQGLTPSKQLPTALIIGVKKGGTRALLEFLRLHPAIRAAGSEVHFFDHHYVKGFYWYRHRMPPTLSTQITMEKTPSYFVTSEVPRRVQRMNPAMKLILVVRDPVTRAISDYTQVRSKRANMPKFEDLAFLNGSRIVDTSWVPLKIGVYARHLERWLRYFPLSQFLFVSGERLIVDPVAEMTRVQDFLGLKRVICEKHFYFNATKGFPCLLKSEERPTPHCLGKNKGRSHPYIDPVAIQRLRDFYRPFNQRFYQLTGMDFGWL; from the exons ATGAAGGAATCCTCTATGATAAACGATGTCGTATCGAAACACTCAAAGGTATCGAAACTTCAAGTGGTGTCACTTTGGACAGGCAACAACACCGTTAAAGGAAACACGGCCACCTTGCGCAAGTATCAGATCTTGAAACAGCAAGGCTTAACGCCCAGCAAACAATTGCCAACTGCGTTGATAATCGGCGTCAAGAAGGGCGGGACCAGAGCGTTGTTAGAGTTTCTAAGGCTGCATCCCGCTATTCGTGCAGCTGGCTCCGAAGTGCATTTTTTCGATCACCATTACGTCAAAGGATTCTATTGGTATAG ACACCGGATGCCCCCAACATTGTCCACTCAAATCACAATGGAGAAGACGCCATCTTACTTTGTGACCAGCGAGGTGCCAAGAAGAGTTCAGCGTATGAACCCCGCGATGAAGTTAATTCTTGTAGTGAGGGATCCTGTCACTCGAGCTATATCCGACTACACGCAAGTGAGAAGTAAACGGGCCAACATGCCCAAGTTCGAGGACCTAGCGTTTCTGAACGGATCGCGAATCGTGGACACCTCTTGGGTGCCGCTGAAAATTGGCGTGTACGCGCGACATCTGGAAAGGTGGCTCCGCTACTTTCCATtgtcgcaatttttattcgtctctGGCGAGAGACTAATCGTCGATCCTGTCGCCGAGATGACGAGGGTGCAGGATTTCCTAGGCTTGAAGAGAGTTATATGCGAGAAACACTTTTACTTTAACGCTACCAAGGGTTTCCCCTGTCTGCTCAAATCTGAGGAACGTCCTACTCCCCATTGCCTTG gtAAGAACAAGGGTCGTAGCCATCCTTACATAGACCCCGTAGCCATACAACGATTAAGAGATTTTTATCGTCCATTCAACCAACGCTTCTATCAATTGACGGGAATGGATTTCGGTTGGTTGTGA